The Chryseobacterium phocaeense genome includes the window CCTCTGGTGCTCAGCTGGAATACGGTGGTTTTCGGAAGGGACAGGAACAGCACCAATACGGAAAATAAGTATTCCACCTTTGTTTCCGGCGAATATCCTTTGTATAAAAAAGAAAGTCTGGAAGTCCGGGGCAGGGCAGGATACGGTTTTGCCCTGAACAACAGCAACGGGGAAAAGAACAATTTCTTTGCAAAAGAAGCAGGATTCAATGAAATAAGCCTTATGGTTTCAAAGAGCTTTACGATTGAGGGCTATAAAATTCCTGTTGGGATCTGGGCGATGTGGAACCCGGTCAATAACAATGCGTTTCTTCAGTTTTCTGTCCAGGCGTATTCATTTTAGAGCATAAAAATTTGAATATTAAATAAAACAGTTTAATTTTTTGAACGTTTTTTATTGTTAAATAAGAGCTAATCGGCTTAATAGATAAAATTGAAAAAATAAATAGACAATATTGTCTATTTATTTTTTTAGCTTTGTTACATGAAACAGAGAGGACAAGTTGTAATCGATAAAATTCTGGATACTGCCGACAGATTATTTTATTCGCAGGGCTACAGCAATACGGGGATTAATCAGATTATTGATGAAGCGGATATTGCAAAAGGGTCTTTATACAAACATTTTGAAACAAAAACAGATCTGCTGGTTGCTTATGTGCAGAGAACACATGAACTTTGGTTCACCCGTCTGGAAGCTGCAATCAATGAAATTGCAGATCCTAAGGAAAAACTGTTGGCTCTTTTTGATCATCATACCCGGAGACAGGAAGTCAGGCAGTTCGGAGGCTGTCCCTTTATAAAAGCCAATGATGAAGCGGGAACGGACGATCCAAGGTTTTTAGCGGAAATACAGGCACAAAAAATCCACAGTAAAGAATTCATCAAAATACTTGTTGAAAATTCCGGTCATAAAAAATTCCTGTCGGATGAAGAACTGGCAGAAACCATTTACATCATGCTGGAAGGATCCATCGTTACCGCTTCCGTTTTCAAAAATGCTGAAGAGATCCAGGCTGCAAAAAAAATCATTCAAAAACTGATCTGAGATGAAAGAGATAAAAAATAAATGGCTGGAGCTGATCATTGTATTGGCCGCGCCACTGCTTTCCGTGATTGATGTATTTATTATTAATGTTGCGATTCCTACCATTAAAAAAGGAATCCATGCTACGGATGGCGAGATGCAGCTTGTTATAGCAGGGTACCTCCTTGGATATGCGGCTTTCCTTATCACCGGGGGCCGGGCAGGAGATCATTTTGGGCGAAAAAAAGTATTCTTCTGGGGAATGTTTGCTTTTACTGTTGCTTCCTGTCTGTGCGGATTGTCGCAGACGGCTTTACAGCTGAACCTTACCAGGCTTCTTCAGGGGTTGAGTGCGTCATTTATGGTTCCGCAGACCATCGCATTCATTCAGGTTTTGTTTACGGATACCAGAGAACGGGCAAAAGCATTCGGGTTGTATGGAATTACCCTTGGAACTGCAGCTGTAATCGGGCAGGTATTGGGCGGCTATCTGTCGGATACCCATTGGGTCATTGAAGGCTGGAGATTGGTGTTCTTTATCAACCTTCCAATTGGAATCATAACACTTTGGGCAACACACAAGTACGTCACTGAAACTGCAAAGCATCAAAATACAAAATTCGATTATACAGGAATTTTAATCCTGACCTTAGCTTTATTTTCCCTTATTTATCCGTTGATTCAAGGGCGGGAATCCGGCTGGCCACTTTGGAGTTTCGGGCTGCTGGCCGTATCGGTTTTGCTTTTTATCTTTTTCATTTATAACCAGAAAATCAAACTTTCCCACCATCAAAATCCACTGATCGACATCAGATTATTTAAGATAAAGGATTTTAATATGGGACTGGTTGCCGTGCTGTTCCATTTTATGCTGCACACGGCGTATCTTTTACTGAGTGCGGTTTATCTGCAAAACGGGCTGGGTATTTCGGCACTGGATTCCGGATTGTATTTTATTTTCCCGGGAATTTTATTTATCATTTCTTCCGTTATGGCTTCAAGACTGATTGTGAAATTTGGGAAAAGGGTACTGCAGGTAGGTGTTGTTATTTTAATGGCCGCATTTTATTTTCAGATGACGCTTTGGAAACCGGGAATCAGCACCTGGCTGATTATTGGATTAATGGGGGTCTGGGGATTTGGAAACGGGCTTGTTCTTCCTTCACTGCTGAATATTGCCCTTAAAAACGTACCGGCCCGGTATGCCGGTGCAGCAGCGGGAATCTATTCAACTTTCCAGCAAACTGCGTCCGCACTGGGCGTGAGCATCATTGGCGGTGTCTTCTTTTACTTTTCAAAAGACGGATGGCAAACGGCTTATCATTTTGGAATCCTGTGTTTATTAATTTGTGTGGTCATCGTAGGATTGATGCTGCAGCTGCTCCCGGGTACAAAAACAGCTGATGAAAATGTCACCAATATCATATCCGAATAATATGAAAAATCAGAATCCGTTACAATATAAAGATGTTTCCTCACCGGTTGGCCTGATCAGGGTGATCGCTTCCGATAAAGGCCTTGCTGCAATTATCTGGGAAGGGGAAGATTGTAAAAGAACAAAGCTTTCGGTTCCTGTGAGAGAAGATAACCACCCGATCCTGTTGAAGACCGAAGATCAGCTGAACGAATATTTTGAAAATAAAAGAAAGGTTTTCGATATTCCCTTTGACCTGAAGGGAACTGAGTTTCAGATAAAAGTCTGGGAGGCTCTGTTGAAAATTCCGTACGGTGTTACAAAAACTTATGGAGAACTGGCTGTCATTCTCGGTGATATAAAAGCGGTTCGTGCTGTTGGAGGTGCTTTGAATAAAAATCCGGTCTCCATTATAATTCCCTGTCACAGGGTAGTGGGGGCGTCAGGAAAACTGGTCGGTTTTGCCGGCGGTCTCGAAAATAAATCTGTTCTTCTCGATCTGGAACAAGGTTTTACCATGCAATGTTTATTTTAAAATTCAGGTATGAAGAAAAATACAAACCGTCTGATCCCGGAAGAAACTGAAACATTCAACCCTGAAAATTTTCAGGAATTGTGCAATTATCTGGCAGATCAGGATCAGGACTTAAAATTAATCCTCGACAATCACGGCTATCCTCCGATGTGGACCCGTGCCAATACTTTTGAAACACTGGTTCATATTATTCTGGAACAGCAGGTTTCCCTGGCTTCGGCTTTGGCTGCTTTAAACAAATTGAAGGAAAAGCTCACGGAAATTACTCCTGAAAACATTCTTAAACTGAATGATGAAGAAATGAGAGAATGCTATGTAAGCCGACAGAAAAACAAATATATCAAAGGTCTTGCAGAAGCAATCGTAAGCGGCGGGATTAATCTTGAAAAGCTGCCTGCAATGTCCGGTG containing:
- a CDS encoding TetR/AcrR family transcriptional regulator, with amino-acid sequence MKQRGQVVIDKILDTADRLFYSQGYSNTGINQIIDEADIAKGSLYKHFETKTDLLVAYVQRTHELWFTRLEAAINEIADPKEKLLALFDHHTRRQEVRQFGGCPFIKANDEAGTDDPRFLAEIQAQKIHSKEFIKILVENSGHKKFLSDEELAETIYIMLEGSIVTASVFKNAEEIQAAKKIIQKLI
- a CDS encoding DNA-3-methyladenine glycosylase family protein: MKKNTNRLIPEETETFNPENFQELCNYLADQDQDLKLILDNHGYPPMWTRANTFETLVHIILEQQVSLASALAALNKLKEKLTEITPENILKLNDEEMRECYVSRQKNKYIKGLAEAIVSGGINLEKLPAMSGDEVRKTLVSLKGIGNWTVDVYLMFTLQRTDIFPIGDLAAVNALKRLKQLPSKATREEILAISEEWKPLRSVASMMLWHYYLSQSKKE
- a CDS encoding methylated-DNA--[protein]-cysteine S-methyltransferase translates to MSPISYPNNMKNQNPLQYKDVSSPVGLIRVIASDKGLAAIIWEGEDCKRTKLSVPVREDNHPILLKTEDQLNEYFENKRKVFDIPFDLKGTEFQIKVWEALLKIPYGVTKTYGELAVILGDIKAVRAVGGALNKNPVSIIIPCHRVVGASGKLVGFAGGLENKSVLLDLEQGFTMQCLF
- a CDS encoding MFS transporter, which gives rise to MKEIKNKWLELIIVLAAPLLSVIDVFIINVAIPTIKKGIHATDGEMQLVIAGYLLGYAAFLITGGRAGDHFGRKKVFFWGMFAFTVASCLCGLSQTALQLNLTRLLQGLSASFMVPQTIAFIQVLFTDTRERAKAFGLYGITLGTAAVIGQVLGGYLSDTHWVIEGWRLVFFINLPIGIITLWATHKYVTETAKHQNTKFDYTGILILTLALFSLIYPLIQGRESGWPLWSFGLLAVSVLLFIFFIYNQKIKLSHHQNPLIDIRLFKIKDFNMGLVAVLFHFMLHTAYLLLSAVYLQNGLGISALDSGLYFIFPGILFIISSVMASRLIVKFGKRVLQVGVVILMAAFYFQMTLWKPGISTWLIIGLMGVWGFGNGLVLPSLLNIALKNVPARYAGAAAGIYSTFQQTASALGVSIIGGVFFYFSKDGWQTAYHFGILCLLICVVIVGLMLQLLPGTKTADENVTNIISE